The Flavivirga eckloniae genomic interval TTACTTGTCGTTCTGATAACAATTTGTTTAAGTGCTTTTCAATAGATTTTTCTTTAAAACCCTTTAAAATCATTTATCTTTATACTTTGCACAAAGGTAGCAAAAGTACACTCAAAATATCCGTTTAATATATGAGGTTAACACATTTATTTTTTTTGTTATATTTTTTTAGTCTTTTTAGTTGCAAACAGTCTAAATTAGAGCTAACTAAAATTGAAGGAAAGCAAATTCAAATCACAGATTCTTTACCCGCTGACTCAGAAATTGAAGCCTATATTAAGCCATTTAGAGATAACATTCAAAAAGATCTAGACAGCGTTTTAGCTTATTCTGCAGATACTTATTCTAAATCTGATGGCGACTTTAATACGGCTATTGGCAATTTTATGGCAGATGCTGTATACAATGAAGCCAATCCTATTTTTAAAAGCAGAACTGGTAAAGACATTGATATGGTACTTCTTAACCATGGTGGTATCCGGTCTATTCTATCTAAAGGAAATATAACAAAAAGAACGGCTTTCGAATTAATGCCTTTTGAAAACAGTATTGTTGTAGTGGCCCTAAAAGGCAACCAAGTAAATAATTTAACGCAGTATTTAAGTAGAAAAAGGAGAGCACACCCTATATCTAAGCTAAAATTAGTCATAAATAAGGATTACGACATCGTTGAAGCAAAAATAAAAGGTAAGGCGATTGAACCTGATAAAGTATATTATGTTGCCACCAACGACTACTTATATAATGGTGGTGATAGTATGACTTTTTTTAAAACAAACGACAGCCTTTATGTTTTAAACTACAAAATTAGAAATGCTTTAATTGATAATTTTAAAAAGGCAGATACTATTAGCCCTGTAATTGACGACAGGTTTATTCAAATAAAATAAAAAATGAAACGTAGAGATTTTATACAACAAGCGTCTGCAGGAACTACGCTTGTTACATTAGGTGGTTTAGGCTTACAATCTTTTACAACCTCGGCTGCTACAAAAAGAATTACGATACTACACACTAACGATGTGCATAGCCATATTGATGCTTTTGGACCTGAAGACGGTAGAAATGCGAACAAAGGCGGCGTTGCCAGACGAGCTAGTTTAATTGAAGCTGTTAGAAAAGAAAACCCGAATACACTTTTGTTGGATGCTGGCGATATTTTTCAGGGCACCCCTTATTTTAATTACTATGGAGGCGAATTGGAATTTAAACTAATGAGCAAATTAAAATACGATGCTGCTACTATAGGCAATCATGATTTCGATAATGGTATTGACGGCTTATTTGCACAGCTGGATCATGCCACATTCCAATTTGTTTCTGCTAATTACGATTTCTCTAATACTATTATGGATACGCATACAAAGCCATATAAAGTATTCAAAAAAGATGGACTTAAAATAGGAGTCTTTGGACTTGGAATTGAGTTAGGTGGTTTGGTTGATCCTTCCATGTATAAAGAAACCAAATACTTAGACCCGATTGAGATTTCTCAGGACATGTCCAGAATTTTAAAGACCGAAGAACACTGCGACTTAATCATTTGCTTATCGCATTTAGGATACAACTACAAAAATAATAGCAAAAAGATTAGTGATTTAAAATTGGCAAAAGCCACAAAGGATATCGATTTAATTATTGGCGGCCATACACATACATTTTTATCTAAACCTACCATTGTTAAAAATGTAGTAGGTAAAAACATGCTTGTTAACCAAGTGGGTTGTTATGGTATCAACCTGGGTAAAATTGATTTTTACTTCGATTCCAATAAAAATGTTTCAGCCAAAGGCACTTCGATAATAGTTTAAACCAAAATATTTTTAGAAGAAAACGTTTTTTCTTTTGCCCTTGTATTTTGGGGTATTCTATATTTATTCTCTGCCATAATATATCTGAACACAAAAAAGAGTCCAGTTACATAAAGTGCTCTATGCAACATTTCGAAACTCCAATGATATAAGTAGTAAAGATTAACATAGTTTAAAATTGAAGAAAAGGCTATTAACATTACAGCTATCAAAAATATTATAGACGGCTTTGTCTCTGTATTTAAATAAACACCAAAAGCGATAAAAGCCAATACAATTATAGATAGGTTTTTTAAACCAAACAAAAGTACTTCCGTATTGTCTGGAATAACCACTTTTAATATGCTATATAGCGTATACAAAAAGAATACATTTATTAAGAAAACGCCTAATAAATATACTCCTATTAGTTTATTAACTTCAAACAGTTTGAACTTTGGCGCTACAATAGCGATCAAATACAAATAGCTTAAAAAGTAAAGTATACTCGAAACTTTAACAAAGGTTTCTCCCGAAAAGAATGTTAAAGACAGATCTCCAAGGAAAGAAAATATTAAAAAGGAAATAAACATGACTCCCAAGGATCTATACTTTAAAAAATAGAATGTTAAAAATGCGGGAATATACAATCCCATGGCCGATTTTAATAATAAAGTATTTTGTGAAAATGCAACAAAAAAACTCAGGGCTATTAATACTAATAAAGTACAAACGAATACCTTATTAAAAGTTAGGTTAAACCAATTTTTCATGATTTTGACAGTTAGTAGGTTATTCCAAATATAAAAATATATTTCTATTTCAACGATAAAAACATGCTTTTTATCGATTTTCGGTTAAAAATTATCCGTTTGTCTATAAAATTGAATGAGCAACTGATAAGTATTTACAAAAAATGCGTCTAATTTTTTAGTTAACAAAAACCCACACAAAATGAAAAAGTATTTTCCACTTGCCCTAAGAGTTATTGTTGCCTTTATTTTAATACAAACATTGCGATTTAAGTTTACAGCTCACCCAGATAGCGTGCATATTTTTAGTCAAGTTGGATTAGAGCCTTACGGTAGAATAGGCATTGGTGTTTTAGAGCTTATTGCTGGTACTTTTTTACTTATTCCAAAAACCATATGGATGGGAGCCACACTTACCTTAGGAGTCATTGGAGGGGCTATCTTTATGCATTTAACACAACTTGGAATTGAAGTAAATAACGATGAAGGGTTGCTATTCGCTACAGCTATAGTTACGTTTGTTCTTTCTGCTGCAATCCTATATATTTATAAAAAAGATATTCCTTTTATAAAAACGGTATCATAGAATTTACTCTATCACCATATACTTTTCTTCTTCACTTAACTCATTTAACAATTGCGATTGTTGGTAAAAAAAGTAAAAGGCAGTAAGTGTTAGTGTTGTAGAAATAAAATTAAGCAAGCTTCTTTCCGTAATATAGAAGTATGCTACTTGCATGACTTCGGAAAATACAATACATAAAGCACCAATAAATAAATACAAAGATTTTTTATTATCTCTATAGAAATAATTTAACAGTGCTGACGATAGCAATAAAAGCATTACAATATTATAAGTCATTTCAAGAAAATATTCATCAAACTTTTCCAGATTAGGACTCAATATTAATTGCAACACATATACCAGATAAATATTTAATACAGTTAAAACAATTAAGTGTATCTTAAAATTTCTAAGTACATAAAAAAAGCTAAGCGATTTGCTAATTTTTATAAATAGGAATAAGTAAGCGAGTATAAATAATAAATTCCCTACAAAATAATCTACTTGATATAACTCATATTGCTTAATGTACGGTTCTGGAATATGACTAATTATTAGTCCTATTAAGTCTGAAACAGAATAGCATAAAATAAACAGAACAAAAAATACATTCTTCTTTTGAGCAAAAATTAAATAAGTGATAGCTATTAATGGTGTGATTACATAATCTAAACTATGAGCTAAAGTATCGTCTCCTCTAAATTCGAAAAAGGCGAACAACACATATACCAATAAGACAAAACCACCCAAGACTTTCGACTTGTACATAACAGCTACTTTAAGTTAATGCACAAATATAAATATTTTTTACAACTAACCACTAAAAATTTACATTTTATCGATAAAAAATTACGTTTTATCGATGATTTGTGCTTGTTATTGTATTTTTTGTAGGAATTCAAGTTCGCTTAACAAAGGGATTTCCAGCTTGGCAGCTTTCTCCTTTTTACTGGGCCCCATATTGCTTCCTGCAACTATATAACTTGTTTTAGATGAGATAGAACTGCTAACTTTTCCGCCATTATCTTCAATGAGTTTTTTAAGCTCATTTCTAGACACGGTTTCAAAAACGCCAGACACTACAACCACATCACCATCTAATATATTAGTTTGACCGATTAATTGTTCGGCAGACAGCTCTAATTGAACTCCAAATTTCTTTAACCTATTAATTATATGCAAATTTATTTCCGAATTAAAAAATATACTTACACTTTCTGCTATTTTAACTCCAATCTCGTCGACATTTACCAAGTCTTCCTGTGTTGCATCTGCAATAGCATCAATACTCTTATAATGCTTTGCCAATTTTTTAGCAACCGTTTCCCCTACATACCTGATACCTAAGGCAAACAGAACACGCTCAAAAGGAATGTTCTTAGACAGCTCTATACCTTGAATTAAATTATCGGCACTCTTTTCTGCCATGCGTTCTAAAGGAATCACTTCTTCTTTAGTTAATTCATATAAATCTGAATAATTAGAAATTAAGCCCTCCGTTACCAAAAGCGCCACAGTTTCACCTCCTAGGCCATCAATATCCATGGCTTTTCTAGATATAAAATGCTGGATTCTACCAATAATTTGTGGCTTACAGCCATTGTAATTCGGACAATAATGCTGAGCTTCCCCTTCTTGTCTTACAAGTTCTGTTTCGCACTCCGGACAATGGGTAATGTATTGAGTTGGTTCCGATAATTCATTTCGTTTACTTAAATCAACCCCAAGAATTTTTGGAATAATCTCTCCTCCCTTTTCCACATACACCTCATCTCCTACTCTTACATCCAACTTCTCTATTTGATCGGCATTATGCAGTGACGCACGTTTTACGGTTGTTCCTGCCAATTCAACAGGTTCGAGGTTAGCAACAGGTGTAATAGCTCCTGTACGTCCCACCTGATATGTAATGCTGTTTAATCTTGTTGAAGCTTGCTCTGCCTTAAACTTATAAGCCATAGCCCACCTTGGTGCTTTTGCCGTATACCCCAACTCTTCTTGCTGAAATAAATCGTTTACTTTTATAACAACACCATCTGTTTCATAGGGTAAATCATGGCGATTCATATTCCAATAATCCACAAATTCCAAAACCTCATCAATAGAATTAACAAGTTTTGCTGCATCAGGTACTTTAAAACCCCATGCCCTTGCTTTTTCTAAACTCTCTTGTTGTGTCTTAATATTTAAGTTTGTACCTGTTATATTATATAGAAAACATTCTAACGGTCGTTTGGCAACTTCAGCACTATCTTGTAGCTTTAAACTTCCCGAAGCCGTATTTCTGGGATTTCTATAAGGTTCCTCTCCTACTTCAATACGTTCCTCATTCATTTTATTAAAACCATCGAAAGGCAATATAATTTCGCCTCTAATATCAAATTTAGCAGGATAGTCACTACCTTTTAACTGCAACGGTACAGATTTTATGGTCTTAATGTTTGCCGTAACATTGTCTCCCTGAAACCCATCGCCGCGGGTAACCGCTTTTACCAAGTTACCATTCTCATAAGTTAAACTAATAGAGGCGCCATCATACTTTAATTCACAAATATATTGAATATCGCCATCTACCAGTTTTTTAATTCGTGTTTCCCAATCCTCCAAATCCTCTTTTGAATAGGAGTTGTCTAAAGAATACATACGATACTCATGCTGTATCGTTTCAAAGTTCTTGGTAACAGTTCCTCCTACACGCTGTGTTGGTGAATTAGCATCAAAATATTCTGGGTATTTTGCTTCAAGTTCCTGAAGCTCTTTAAGTTTTATATCGAATTCGTAATCAGAGATGGTAGCATTGTCTAATACGTAGTAGTTATAATTATGCTCACGTAACTCCTCTCTTAGAGCCT includes:
- a CDS encoding 5'-nucleotidase C-terminal domain-containing protein — protein: MLYFFSLFSCKQSKLELTKIEGKQIQITDSLPADSEIEAYIKPFRDNIQKDLDSVLAYSADTYSKSDGDFNTAIGNFMADAVYNEANPIFKSRTGKDIDMVLLNHGGIRSILSKGNITKRTAFELMPFENSIVVVALKGNQVNNLTQYLSRKRRAHPISKLKLVINKDYDIVEAKIKGKAIEPDKVYYVATNDYLYNGGDSMTFFKTNDSLYVLNYKIRNALIDNFKKADTISPVIDDRFIQIK
- a CDS encoding bifunctional metallophosphatase/5'-nucleotidase — its product is MKRRDFIQQASAGTTLVTLGGLGLQSFTTSAATKRITILHTNDVHSHIDAFGPEDGRNANKGGVARRASLIEAVRKENPNTLLLDAGDIFQGTPYFNYYGGELEFKLMSKLKYDAATIGNHDFDNGIDGLFAQLDHATFQFVSANYDFSNTIMDTHTKPYKVFKKDGLKIGVFGLGIELGGLVDPSMYKETKYLDPIEISQDMSRILKTEEHCDLIICLSHLGYNYKNNSKKISDLKLAKATKDIDLIIGGHTHTFLSKPTIVKNVVGKNMLVNQVGCYGINLGKIDFYFDSNKNVSAKGTSIIV
- a CDS encoding DoxX family protein; its protein translation is MKKYFPLALRVIVAFILIQTLRFKFTAHPDSVHIFSQVGLEPYGRIGIGVLELIAGTFLLIPKTIWMGATLTLGVIGGAIFMHLTQLGIEVNNDEGLLFATAIVTFVLSAAILYIYKKDIPFIKTVS
- the ligA gene encoding NAD-dependent DNA ligase LigA, with product MNNKELIEALREELREHNYNYYVLDNATISDYEFDIKLKELQELEAKYPEYFDANSPTQRVGGTVTKNFETIQHEYRMYSLDNSYSKEDLEDWETRIKKLVDGDIQYICELKYDGASISLTYENGNLVKAVTRGDGFQGDNVTANIKTIKSVPLQLKGSDYPAKFDIRGEIILPFDGFNKMNEERIEVGEEPYRNPRNTASGSLKLQDSAEVAKRPLECFLYNITGTNLNIKTQQESLEKARAWGFKVPDAAKLVNSIDEVLEFVDYWNMNRHDLPYETDGVVIKVNDLFQQEELGYTAKAPRWAMAYKFKAEQASTRLNSITYQVGRTGAITPVANLEPVELAGTTVKRASLHNADQIEKLDVRVGDEVYVEKGGEIIPKILGVDLSKRNELSEPTQYITHCPECETELVRQEGEAQHYCPNYNGCKPQIIGRIQHFISRKAMDIDGLGGETVALLVTEGLISNYSDLYELTKEEVIPLERMAEKSADNLIQGIELSKNIPFERVLFALGIRYVGETVAKKLAKHYKSIDAIADATQEDLVNVDEIGVKIAESVSIFFNSEINLHIINRLKKFGVQLELSAEQLIGQTNILDGDVVVVSGVFETVSRNELKKLIEDNGGKVSSSISSKTSYIVAGSNMGPSKKEKAAKLEIPLLSELEFLQKIQ